One Malus domestica chromosome 11, GDT2T_hap1 genomic region harbors:
- the LOC103412960 gene encoding probable LRR receptor-like serine/threonine-protein kinase At3g47570, with protein sequence MELTKLTTQHPSLYFFLLLSLLIWLTRSGMGVLVLKLILIYLLFSAVFVCCWSSLQSGLGGNATDRLALLAIKAQIKQDLHNYNVMSSWNESTHFCMWHGVACSRRHHQRVTKLDLQSQNLVGKLSPNIGNLSFLRELWLQNNSFSHEIPPQIGNLHRLHVLRLDVNSFSGSIPHNISYCFNLIHVNFSRNKLVGKIPSKIGLLSKLQKFSLIFNNITGQVPPSFGNLSSLWGLDIVNNNLMGNIPSSLGQLKKLTFLGLGLNQLSGSIPSSIYNLSSLGTFSMPFNQIQGSIPSDIGRSLPNLEIFNFGSNQLTGSIPPSIFNVTSVWLFEVEGNNLIGQVPNLQKLHNLLYFNIQFNNIGSGKDGDLCFLSDLTNATQLKDLVINSNNFGGTLPMSVCNLSTKLELFWVGGNQIYGSIPSGIGNLVSLQSLYLGNNSFTGNIPSDMGKLSNLGRLDIFMTKLSGNIPSSLGNLTRLYYLGLDGNYLEGSIPSGLGECHGLQALNLSYNLLNGTIPKQVFRLSSLSISLDLSNNLFTGSLSPEVGNFHSLSELDLSDNMLSGELPSSLGGCESLEVLHLQGNFFNGSIPLSMSSVRGIRDLDLSRNNFSGEIPNFLEGFRILSNLNLSFNQFWGVVPTGGVFKNASAISVVGNTNLCSHVANLKLPKCKSKETKKRRLSRSLKLILPLVFGLALLGIAMVFSYFFLCSSRKKRKEISLSTLGNTILQVSYATLLKVTDGFSEANLIGAGSFGSVYKGVLDEDDKAQLVAVKVFNLLRHGASRSFIAECEALRNIRHRNLVKIITVCSSVDFRGNDFKALVYEFMDNGSLEEWLHPPTGTEELRDHVPKNLRLLQRLEIAIGVACALDYLHNHCEMPIVHCDLKPSNVLLDNELTGHVSDFGLVRFLSQLTSNVSAIQSQTSSVGIRGTVGYAAPEYGMGSEVSTNGDVYSFGILLLEMFTGKRPTDNMFGDNLNLHNFVKMAFPGQITEIADAPLLEGGTNKNPNQCSGRTHKVEVCLSSIFRIGIACSAESATDRLKNINDAASELHSIRNTFLG encoded by the exons ATGGAACTCACCAAACTCACAACTCAACACCCATCTCTCTATTTCTTTCTGCTTCTCTCTCTACTTATATGGTTAACCAGATCAGGaatgggggttttggttttgaaattGATCTTAATATACTTGCTTTTCAGTGCAGTGTTCGTTTGCTGTTGGAGCTCCCTACAATCGGGACTCGGAGGGAATGCGACGGATAGGTTGGCGTTGCTTGCCATCAAAgctcaaataaagcaagatctCCATAATTACAACGTGATGAGCTCCTGGAACGAATCCACGCACTTTTGCATGTGGCATGGTGTGGCGTGCAGTCGACGACATCACCAAAGGGTCACTAAGCTGGACCTGCAATCTCAAAATCTGGTAGGGAAACTATCCCCAAACATAGGAAATCTAAGTTTTCTAAGGGAGCTGTGGCTCCAAAACAACAGCTTCAGTCATGAAATTCCTCCACAAATTGGGAATTTGCATAGATTGCATGTATTGCGATTAGACGTTAACTCGTTTAGTGGCAGTATTCCTCACAATATATCATATTGCTTCAACCTTATCCATGTGAATTTCTCTCGCAACAAGTTGGTGGGTAAAATTCCTTCAAAAATTGGATTGTTGTCGAAGCTGCAAAAATTTTCATTAATCTTTAATAATATAACGGGACAGGTCCCTCCTTCTTTTGGGAACCTTTCGTCTCTATGGGGACTAGATATTGTTAATAATAACTTGATGGGAAACATCCCCAGTTCTCTTGGccaattgaaaaaattaacCTTCTTGGGATTGGGGTTAAATCAGTTGTCTGGTAGCATCCCTTCCTCCATTTATAACCTCTCTTCTCTTGGTACATTTTCCATGCCATTTAACCAAATTCAAGGAAGTATTCCATCAGATATTGGCAGAAGTCTTCCTAATCTCGAAATCTTCAACTTCGGCAGCAACCAACTCACTGGGTCCATACCTCCCTCAATATTCAACGTCACTAGTGTTTGGTTATTTGAAGTTGAGGGTAACAACCTAATCGGACAGGTGCCGAATCTCCAAAAGCTTCACAACCTCCTGTATTTCAACATTCAATTTAATAATATTGGAAGCGGTAAAGATGGTGACTTATGTTTTCTCTCGGACTTGACCAATGCCACGCAGTTAAAAGACTTGGTGATTAACAGCAACAATTTTGGAGGGACATTGCCTATGTCAGTATGCAATCTCTCAACCAAACTTGAATTGTTTTGGGTTGGCGGTAACCAAATATATGGAAGCATCCCATCTGGGATAGGGAATCTGGTGAGCTTGCAATCGTTGTATTTGGGGAATAATAGCTTCACAGGTAACATCCCCTCTGACATGGGTAAGCTTTCAAACCTTGGAAGATTAGATATTTTCATGACCAAATTATCCGGAAATATTCCGTCTTCCTTAGGAAATTTAACCAGGTTATACTATCTTGGGTTGGATGGAAATTATCTTGAGGGCAGCATTCCTTCAGGTCTGGGTGAATGCCATGGGTTGCAAGCGTTGAATCTTTCTTATAACCTTCTTAACGGCACAAtacccaaacaagtttttagacTCTCCTCCTTATCGATTTCTTTGGACTTGTCTAATAACCTCTTCACAGGTTCCCTTTCCCCGGAGGTTGGGAATTTCCATAGTCTAAGTGAACTGGATCTTTCTGATAACATGTTATCTGGAGAACTCCCCAGTAGCCTTGGTGGTTGTGAGAGTTTAGAAGTCCTGCATTTGCAAGGAAACTTCTTCAACGGGTCCATTCCTTTGTCTATGAGTTCAGTGAGAGGGATTCGAGATCTAGACCTTTCTCGCAATAATTTTTCAGGtgaaattccaaattttttagaAGGCTTTAGAATCCTGAGTAATCTGAACTTATCATTCAATCAATTTTGGGGAGTGGTACCAACTGGAGGTGTTTTCAAAAATGCGAGTGCTATTTCAGTTGTTGGCAACACTAATCTGTGCAGCCATGTTGCTAATTTAAAGCTTCCCAAGTGCAAGTCTAAAGAGACCAAGAAACGAAGATTGTCTCGTAGCTTGAAACTAATACTCCCTTTAGTATTTGGACTTGCTCTTCTAGGAATAGCCATGGTGTTCTcctatttctttctttgttcgtcaaggaagaaaaggaaagaaatttcATTAAGCACTTTGGGGAACACTATTTTGCAAGTGTCATATGCTACTCTACTCAAAGTTACTGATGGGTTCTCAGAGGCTAATTTAATTGGTGCTGGTAGTTTTGGGTCTGTGTACAAAGGAGTTCTTGATGAGGATGATAAAGCTCAACTTGTTGCCGTGAAGGTGTTTAACTTGTTACGCCATGGAGCTTCGAGGAGTTTCATAGCCGAATGTGAAGCTTTGAGAAATATTAGGCACCGAAATCTCGTCAAGATTATAACCGTGTGTTCAAGTGTTGATTTTCGTGGTAATGATTTCAAAGCTCTAGTTTATGAATTCATGGACAACGGGAGCTTAGAGGAGTGGCTGCATCCACCTACTGGAACTGAAGAGTTAAGAGATCATGTACCCAAGAATTTACGTCTTCTTCAGAGGCTAGAAATTGCCATTGGTGTTGCTTGTGCACTGGATTATCTTCATAATCATTGTGAAATGCCAATAGTTCATTGTGATCTCAAGCCAAGCAACGTTCTCTTGGACAACGAATTGACTGGGCATGTTTCAGACTTTGGATTAGTAAGGTTTCTCTCACAATTAACGAGTAATGTTTCAGCAATTCAGAGTCAGACAAGTTCCGTTGGAATAAGAGGAACGGTTGGTTATGCAGCTCCAG AGTATGGCATGGGGAGTGAGGTGTCAACGAATGGTGATGTCTACAGCTTTGGCATTCTTTTGTTGGAGATGTTTACAGGGAAGAGACCAACTGACAACATGTTTGGTGATAACTTGAACCTTCATAATTTTGTCAAGATGGCTTTCCCCGGGCAAATTACTGAGATTGCAGACGCACCACTTCTCGAAGGAGGCACGAACAAGAATCCCAATCAATGCAGTGGGAGAACTCATAAAGTTGAGGTGTGCTTAAGTTCAATATTTAGAATTGGAATTGCTTGTTCTGCTGAATCCGCAACAGATCGACTGAAGAATATCAATGACGCTGCATCTGAACTTCATTCCATTAGGAATACTTTTCTTGGATAG